The segment GGCGAAGGTGATATTCTCGACGCCCTCACGCTGATTTCTGCCGAAAACACGGTGCCGCCCAACCAGATTCCTATTCCTTCTTCGGGTGTGGGCTACCTCGGTTACGAATTCTGTGCCCGTTGCGATACCATTCGCCTCGCCCCGCAGGTCGACGAACTCAACATTCCCGAAGCTGAATTCCTGGTAGGTCACATCTACATCGTGTTCGACCACTTTACCGAAAAGCTTCACCTGTTCGCCCTGAACTACGAAGAACACCAGATTGACTTGAAGGCCGCCATCGAGCGTGTGAAGGCTCGCCTCGCCGACCTCGACTTCAGCTACCTCGCCCCGGAACAGCAGTACGGCAAGGGCATCACGATGACCGACCTGGAACAGTCCCGCAAGGAATACACCGAAAAGGTTGAAGCATTGCAGAAGCACATCATCGCCGGCAACATCGTGCAGGCAGTGCCTTCCCGCCGCATCCAGTTTGCAAGCGACATCGAAGCGCTCGACATTTACCGCCGCCTCCGCACGGTGAACCCGTCTCCGTACATGTTCTTCCTCGATTACGGCACGCACCAGTTTATCGGTGCATCGCCGGAAAGCTTGGTGCGCGTGCGTGACGGCATCGCCACCATCCACCCGATTGCAGGCACCCGCCGCCGCGGCAAGGACGACGTGGAAGACGAAGCCCTGATGAAGAACCTGAAGGGCGACCCGAAGGAACGCGCCGAACACCTGATGCTCGTGGACTTGGCCCGTAACGACCTCGGCCGCGTCTGCGAAGCCGGTACGGTGGAAACCACCAAGTACATGGAATGCGAAAAGTTCAGCCACGTGATTCACCTGGTCTCTGACGTGCAGGGCCGTGTGGCGAAGAACAAGAAGGCCATCGAAGTGCTGCGCTCCAGCTTCCCGGCCGGTACGGTGAGTGGCGCCCCGAAAATCAGCGCGATTGAAATCCTTTCTGGCCTCGAAAAAGTCAAGCGCCGTTTTTACGCCGGTGCGGTGGGCT is part of the uncultured Fibrobacter sp. genome and harbors:
- a CDS encoding chorismate-binding protein, translated to MTTATKHITESPNYEPRTDSIYVALPGERYTPFSLGKKLGAKAIFESASFSHGRSRYSTLMVDEGFRLRQNEKDVSIIIDGKESTFLKEGEGDILDALTLISAENTVPPNQIPIPSSGVGYLGYEFCARCDTIRLAPQVDELNIPEAEFLVGHIYIVFDHFTEKLHLFALNYEEHQIDLKAAIERVKARLADLDFSYLAPEQQYGKGITMTDLEQSRKEYTEKVEALQKHIIAGNIVQAVPSRRIQFASDIEALDIYRRLRTVNPSPYMFFLDYGTHQFIGASPESLVRVRDGIATIHPIAGTRRRGKDDVEDEALMKNLKGDPKERAEHLMLVDLARNDLGRVCEAGTVETTKYMECEKFSHVIHLVSDVQGRVAKNKKAIEVLRSSFPAGTVSGAPKISAIEILSGLEKVKRRFYAGAVGYMESDGDLDFCIAIRCCLKQGKTISLQAGGGIVAASNADREFEETNEKLGAIRAVLEGEN